The DNA sequence GTGCATTCCAATCTCTAACAGAATTGGTGCAACATTTTCATCAATCTGAAGCAATTCGCCAATCATTGTGTCTTTGGTTACCTGTGCCATTTCGTTACCTCCTTAACTTTTAACATGTTCCTTATTATAATACCATTCTGTCCATTATGCAATCTTTTATTAAAAAATTGATATTGCCGCTCTCAATTCAGACAAGCGGAAAATTTCTCATAGATATCCGGTGCCACTTTTTTCAATCGAATAGGCCGAAACTGTGCATCTAAAAAGCAGTGTTCCGTAGTCCCCTCTGCATGAAGAACGGTACGGCTCTCATCATAGACCTTATAGGCAACCGAAAACTTCAATCCGTTAAAACTGGTAATCTCCGTATCAATCCATACACTTTCTCCAAACTTTACAGCTTGACGATATTGACAGGATGCTCCCAATACCGGAATCATAATCTGTCGTCTTTCAATCTCATCATACGGAAGACCAATCTGCTCCAAATAATCCAATCTCGCTTCTTCAAACCACCGGATATAATTGGAATGATGCACTATTGCCATTGCATCAGTTTCATAATATTGTACTTTGTGTTTATAAGATTTTAATTTTTCCATGTAAACCATTTTAACACTTCTCCTCCCGAAATTCAATTTTTCTCACACTCTGTACACAAAAAAATACCAAAACCCCCATCAATTCCCCTTGTAATCACTACCTATTTGTATTAAAATAGAAGAAAGCTACCATTTGTAGCTCAAATGAATATTCATTTTTAAAGGAGGAAAATAGTATGGCATACGTAATTACTGACGCTTGTGTAAGCTGTGGTACATGTGAAGGAGAATGTCCAGTAGGCGCTATCTCCGCTGGTGATGGCAAATTCGAAATCAACGCTGATTCTTGCGTAGATTGTGGTACATGCGCTGGTGCTTGTCCTACAGGAGCTATTGAGCAGGGCTAATTTCACAATAAGAGAAGTAATAGGAGCTGTAAAATCAGCTCCTATTTTTATGTCCTTATGTTGTTAAATTTGGATTCAATTTTTTCTTTACAAACAATTTTTTCTCCGTTTTTTCTTTTCGGAACCGTTTTCCCTTCTGATGATTCCGAATCGCTTCATCCAGTTTTCGAAACCGTTCTTCCTCTGCCTCATCCTGCTCTCTCATAAGATAATTCATTTCTTTTAAGACCCTGTCTCCTACCTGGATTCCAACCTCCTTTCCCAACGCCTGATTGTTGGCTTCAACTGCCTGCTTCACAATCCCTATCATCATATTTTGAAATTGTTCCAGCTTGACAGTGTTTAAAGCGGAATTATTATGATGTTTATTAGAAACTATCGGCTGCTGCATACTGGAAATCACCTGATTTTCTTCAAAATCTTGCGCTTTTTCCATTGTTGTTTCTCCATTATGTATCATCATTCGGATTGCCTTTAGCTGATATCCTTTTTCCTTCCACTCTTTTATCTTTTGAAACTGCGCTATATTCTCTTCTGTATAATAGCGGTGCCCCATCTCATTTCTGGGAATTTGAAGTTCTAGTTCTTCTTCCCAATATCGTAAGACGTGAGACTCTACATTCACTATATTTGCCGCGTCTGAAATCATATAGCGTAATTTTTCCACAATTCTACCTCCTTTAGGAATATGCATGTCCATTTCCTTTACTTACTATTCTAACGATTTCACAGACAGGTTACAATCATTTTTCATCGTGAAATAATGACACAAAAAAACAGATACTTTTCTTTTTAGAAAAATATCTGTTTCCTTTTACAACAAATACACATTTTTGCATATTAAATCTAAAATTAATTTTTCTCCATATTCGCAAACTTGGTGTACTGCGGAAGCCAAACCAGATTAACTGTACCAATAGGACCGTTTCTTTGTTTTGCTATAATGATTTCTGCAATGTTCTTATCCGGTGTATCCTTATTATAATAATCATCACGATAGATGAACATTACCACGTCGGCGTCCTGCTCGATAGCTCCGGACTCACGAAGGTCCGAAAGCATTGGGCGATGGTCCGGTCGCTGCTCCACCTGACGACTTAACTGGGACAATGCAATTACCGGTACATTGAGCTCTCTGGCAAGACTTTTCAGCGAACGGGAAATATCAGAGATTTCCTGCTGTCTGGAATCACTCTTTCCATTCCCGGACATCAACTGCAAATAGTCGATAATAATCAGTTTCAAATCATGTTCTAACTTATACTTACGACACTTAGAACGCAACTCAGAAATCGAAATACCCGGCGTATCATCAATAATCAATTTGGAACGTCCAATGGTACCCGCTCCCTCTATCAGCTTTTCCCAATCAGAGTCCGCAAGATTACCGGAACGAAGTAACTGCGCATCCACTCTGGATTCAAGGGAGAACAGACGGTTTACCAACTGCTCCTTTGACATTTCCAGACTGAAGATAGCCGTACATAAATCACTGTGGAACGCCACATACTGCGCTATATTTAAGACGAACGCCGTTTTTCCCATAGAAGGACGTGCTGCAACAAGAATCAGGTCAGATGGTTGAAGCCCGGACATCCGGTAATCCAAATCCACAAATCCGGTTGCAATTCCCGTAACGCTTCCTTTCGTCTTAGATGCCTGTTCAATTTTCTCCAGTGCATTAATTACTACCGTCTTAATCGGTACATAATCCCCGCCACTTTTATTTTGCAAAAGATTAAATATCTTCTTTTCTGTATCCGCCATAATGTCATCTACACTCTCGTTCTGAAGATAACATTCATTTGCAATCTCTTCATTTACCTTGATAAGCTTACGCAGGGTTGCTTTTTCCTTGACAATATTGGCATAATATTTAATATTTGCAGAAGTTGGCACAGCCGTTACCAGCTCTCCCACAAATTCCATACTACTCAGTTCCGCCGGAACATCCTTTTCACGCAAACGATTCTGTAAAGTAACCACATCCACCGGCTGTTCTTCATTGTACAACTCAATCATGGCTTCAAACAAAATTCCATACTGCTGATGATAAAAATCTTCCTTTATCAAAGTTTCAGAGGCAATAACAATTGCCTCCTTGTCCATAATCATGGAACCGATAACCGACTGCTCTGCTTCGAGACTATTTGGCATAATCCGTTTGATAAGAGCTTCCTCCATAACCGGGTCCTCCTATTCCTCTGTTACTTTCACCTTCAAGGTTGCCGTTACCTTTGGATGAAGTTTAATGGTTACTTCATGTACACCCAAAGTTTTTAATCCCCCATCCTCTAACTGCATTTTCTTTTTATCCAATTCCAGATTCAACTGCTGCTTTGCTGCGGCTGAAATTTCTTTACTAGAAACAGAACCGAAAGTCTTTCCGCCTTCTCCTGTCTTAATCTTAACCGTTACCTGCTTTGTAGCAATTTCTTCTGCCAGTGCCTTTGCAGCCTCCAGATTCTCTTTTGCCACCTTGTCTGCATGCTGGTTTTGGAGTTTTAAATCATTCATATTCTTACTGGTTGCTTCTACTCCAAGTTTTTTCGGTAAAATCATATTTCTTGCATAACCGTCACTGACG is a window from the Roseburia sp. 499 genome containing:
- the dnaB gene encoding replicative DNA helicase; translation: MEEALIKRIMPNSLEAEQSVIGSMIMDKEAIVIASETLIKEDFYHQQYGILFEAMIELYNEEQPVDVVTLQNRLREKDVPAELSSMEFVGELVTAVPTSANIKYYANIVKEKATLRKLIKVNEEIANECYLQNESVDDIMADTEKKIFNLLQNKSGGDYVPIKTVVINALEKIEQASKTKGSVTGIATGFVDLDYRMSGLQPSDLILVAARPSMGKTAFVLNIAQYVAFHSDLCTAIFSLEMSKEQLVNRLFSLESRVDAQLLRSGNLADSDWEKLIEGAGTIGRSKLIIDDTPGISISELRSKCRKYKLEHDLKLIIIDYLQLMSGNGKSDSRQQEISDISRSLKSLARELNVPVIALSQLSRQVEQRPDHRPMLSDLRESGAIEQDADVVMFIYRDDYYNKDTPDKNIAEIIIAKQRNGPIGTVNLVWLPQYTKFANMEKN
- a CDS encoding MerR family transcriptional regulator yields the protein MEKLRYMISDAANIVNVESHVLRYWEEELELQIPRNEMGHRYYTEENIAQFQKIKEWKEKGYQLKAIRMMIHNGETTMEKAQDFEENQVISSMQQPIVSNKHHNNSALNTVKLEQFQNMMIGIVKQAVEANNQALGKEVGIQVGDRVLKEMNYLMREQDEAEEERFRKLDEAIRNHQKGKRFRKEKTEKKLFVKKKLNPNLTT
- a CDS encoding DUF362 domain-containing protein, yielding MAYVITDACVSCGTCEGECPVGAISAGDGKFEINADSCVDCGTCAGACPTGAIEQG
- a CDS encoding acyl-CoA thioesterase, which translates into the protein MVYMEKLKSYKHKVQYYETDAMAIVHHSNYIRWFEEARLDYLEQIGLPYDEIERRQIMIPVLGASCQYRQAVKFGESVWIDTEITSFNGLKFSVAYKVYDESRTVLHAEGTTEHCFLDAQFRPIRLKKVAPDIYEKFSACLN
- the rplI gene encoding 50S ribosomal protein L9, with the translated sequence MKVILLEDVKSLGKKGDIVNVSDGYARNMILPKKLGVEATSKNMNDLKLQNQHADKVAKENLEAAKALAEEIATKQVTVKIKTGEGGKTFGSVSSKEISAAAKQQLNLELDKKKMQLEDGGLKTLGVHEVTIKLHPKVTATLKVKVTEE